The proteins below come from a single Alkalinema sp. FACHB-956 genomic window:
- a CDS encoding exopolysaccharide biosynthesis protein, with product MLSRSFIPAHMKLSVTIQGLLEEHSDTPLSIATLLERTGEQGFGILSGLLTLPMLIPVPIPLAGFSTLMGAGTILMGLQLALGAKQPWLPHRLAQLEMSPKLSQGLLKNIERVLYPVEKFSQMRLVRVSHNRNIRRLVGLCMAWNATLMALPLPIPLTNLLPAYTIEALVIGLLEDDGLLMLIGLGMTALTTVFFASITGAMWIIFCQAIEYFHKLF from the coding sequence TTGCTATCGCGCTCTTTTATCCCTGCCCATATGAAGCTCTCTGTAACCATTCAAGGTTTGCTCGAAGAACATTCAGACACGCCTCTTTCGATTGCAACCTTGTTGGAGCGCACTGGCGAACAGGGATTTGGCATTTTGAGCGGACTTCTCACCCTACCGATGTTGATTCCAGTACCCATTCCATTAGCGGGATTTTCCACCTTAATGGGAGCAGGCACGATCTTGATGGGCTTGCAGTTAGCATTGGGGGCTAAACAGCCTTGGTTACCCCATCGTTTGGCACAGTTGGAAATGTCGCCGAAGTTATCCCAGGGATTACTTAAAAATATTGAACGAGTTCTCTATCCTGTTGAAAAGTTTTCTCAAATGCGATTGGTTCGTGTGAGTCATAACCGGAATATCCGCCGTTTGGTGGGTCTGTGTATGGCTTGGAATGCAACATTAATGGCGCTTCCCTTGCCCATTCCACTGACGAATCTATTACCTGCCTATACGATCGAAGCGTTGGTCATTGGATTATTAGAAGATGATGGATTGCTGATGCTGATTGGGCTAGGCATGACGGCCCTCACAACCGTTTTTTTTGCCAGCATTACGGGTGCAATGTGGATTATCTTTTGCCAAGCGATCGAGTATTTCCATAAACTTTTTTAG
- the bioD gene encoding dethiobiotin synthase, giving the protein MNALLITGTDTDAGKTVLTSALAAYWQLYCQPRSLGILKPIQTGVGDREHYQRLFSASAHLTLANPLQFAAPLAPPLAADREGRSIPLDLVWHTYTQLVQNHDFVLVEGLGGLGSPVTHETTVADLAWDWRLSAVLVVPVKLGAIGQAVANVALAERSRVHLKGIVLNCITPVTADEVDQWANIALIETLTRLPVLGVLPHLEDPTNLNQLATIASDLALEKLLPLASFSSLTPTG; this is encoded by the coding sequence GTGAATGCACTGTTAATTACGGGAACGGATACCGATGCGGGTAAGACGGTGCTAACCTCTGCGTTAGCGGCCTATTGGCAGCTTTACTGTCAACCCCGATCGCTGGGAATTTTGAAACCGATTCAAACCGGGGTGGGCGATCGTGAGCATTACCAGCGGCTGTTCTCAGCCAGTGCTCACCTCACCCTAGCTAACCCCCTGCAGTTTGCAGCTCCCTTAGCGCCCCCCTTGGCAGCGGATCGAGAAGGCCGATCGATTCCCCTCGATCTCGTCTGGCATACCTATACTCAGCTAGTGCAAAACCATGATTTTGTGCTAGTAGAGGGTCTGGGGGGATTGGGGTCACCCGTTACCCACGAGACCACTGTGGCCGACTTAGCCTGGGATTGGCGACTTTCTGCGGTGCTGGTGGTTCCGGTTAAGCTGGGCGCGATCGGGCAAGCGGTAGCCAATGTCGCTCTGGCAGAACGATCGCGGGTTCACCTGAAAGGGATTGTGCTGAACTGTATCACGCCCGTCACGGCTGATGAAGTCGATCAATGGGCGAACATTGCGCTGATTGAAACGTTGACCCGCTTGCCCGTTTTGGGCGTCTTGCCTCACCTAGAAGATCCGACGAATCTCAACCAGCTTGCCACCATCGCCTCAGATTTGGCCCTTGAGAAATTGCTTCCGCTAGCTAGCTTCAGTTCTTTGACCCCGACGGGTTAG